One segment of Streptomyces bathyalis DNA contains the following:
- a CDS encoding MFS transporter, translating to MTAHDVALPPAPGRRPGLTRPFARLWTAYTVNVAGDEFYALAVPLIVYEVGGTAGSMSLVFACSLLPQVVMGFLGGVLADRNDRITALRRCYLVSALVLLCAVAAFSWTYVSVAGLAAVALLVGGAAAVSAACFDSALPQFVNPGLLSRANAMTEASRTVCVVGGPAAAGFAVAHFAPQATILVNSLTFVTAFALLARMKQPAPPAPAGPAAAADRAGHLRDLATGLRYLLSERRIRTGILTSTLINLVFGAYEPMLVYRLRSDLGAGSGTVGVVFAVAGAVSLGVAVLLSWKAPSRAFLTVMGFSVVLQGVSVASAGLLTSLAGVVAAQTTLVSGMLVYTVYWRSLRQTVVPAELLGRVAGSCRSVAYCGSFVGSLVSAAVLDRFVEVDTALLIAGTAAVLTGAGVVGQGAYERRRGEAA from the coding sequence GTGACCGCACACGACGTCGCCCTGCCCCCGGCTCCCGGGCGAAGACCCGGCCTCACCCGGCCGTTCGCCCGCCTGTGGACCGCGTACACGGTGAACGTCGCGGGCGACGAGTTCTACGCTCTGGCCGTCCCGCTGATCGTCTACGAGGTCGGCGGGACCGCAGGTTCGATGAGCCTCGTATTCGCCTGTTCGCTCCTTCCGCAGGTCGTCATGGGCTTCCTGGGCGGCGTCCTCGCAGACCGGAACGACCGGATCACGGCGCTGCGGCGCTGCTACCTCGTCTCCGCGCTCGTCCTGCTGTGCGCGGTCGCCGCGTTCTCATGGACGTACGTGAGCGTTGCCGGACTCGCCGCCGTCGCCCTGCTCGTGGGCGGCGCGGCTGCCGTCTCCGCCGCCTGTTTCGACAGCGCGCTCCCCCAGTTCGTGAACCCGGGGCTGCTCTCCCGCGCGAACGCCATGACGGAGGCGTCGCGGACCGTGTGCGTGGTCGGGGGGCCCGCCGCCGCGGGTTTCGCCGTCGCCCACTTCGCCCCCCAGGCGACGATCCTGGTCAACAGCCTCACCTTCGTCACGGCGTTCGCGTTGCTGGCGCGGATGAAACAACCCGCCCCGCCGGCGCCCGCTGGCCCGGCGGCGGCCGCGGACCGTGCGGGACACCTGCGTGATCTCGCGACGGGTCTGAGGTATCTCCTCTCAGAGCGCAGGATCCGTACCGGAATCCTTACGAGCACGCTGATCAACCTCGTCTTCGGTGCCTACGAGCCGATGCTCGTGTACCGCCTGCGTTCGGACCTCGGAGCCGGGTCCGGCACCGTCGGCGTCGTGTTCGCCGTCGCCGGGGCGGTGTCCCTCGGGGTCGCGGTGCTGCTCTCGTGGAAGGCGCCATCCCGCGCGTTTCTCACGGTGATGGGCTTCTCCGTCGTGCTGCAGGGCGTGTCCGTCGCGAGTGCCGGACTGCTCACCTCGCTCGCCGGCGTCGTCGCCGCCCAGACGACTCTCGTCTCCGGGATGCTCGTCTACACCGTGTACTGGCGCTCGCTGCGTCAGACCGTCGTTCCCGCGGAGCTGCTCGGGCGCGTGGCCGGATCGTGCCGTTCCGTCGCGTACTGCGGTTCGTTCGTGGGGAGTCTGGTGTCCGCCGCCGTGCTGGACAGGTTCGTCGAGGTGGACACGGCACTGCTGATCGCGGGGACCGCGGCGGTGCTGACGGGGGCGGGGGTCGTGGGTCAAGGGGCGTACGAACGACGCAGAGGAGAGGCCGCATGA
- a CDS encoding ABC transporter permease, producing the protein MTRYVLRRLGQSGLTLVLVSIVVFLGVRAMPGDTARALAGEETNPEALEAIRRQYGLDQNIAVQYARYVENAVTGDLGTSARTGLPVVDGIFDALPVTLELALLSLLLAVVVGIGAGVVAAVRRGRPAEWLANTVALLGLSVPNFWLGIVLILGFAIAVPVFAASGFVPFGTDPLENLRRMVLPVIVLGSGLAAIVMRQTRAAMLESLSADYVRTARAKGLAPHQVVGGHALRNSLVTVVTVLGLQLGHLISGAVVTEQIFVLPGFGKLMIDAVFTRDYAMVQGVVLFTATGYILVNLAVDLLYSVIDPRIRLGGAQ; encoded by the coding sequence ATGACCCGGTATGTGCTGCGCCGGCTGGGCCAGTCGGGACTGACGCTGGTCCTGGTCAGCATCGTCGTCTTCCTCGGGGTGCGAGCCATGCCGGGCGACACGGCACGCGCACTCGCCGGCGAGGAGACCAACCCGGAGGCACTGGAGGCGATCCGCCGCCAGTACGGACTCGACCAGAACATCGCCGTGCAGTACGCGCGTTACGTCGAGAACGCCGTGACCGGCGACCTCGGCACCTCCGCGCGCACCGGCCTTCCCGTCGTCGACGGCATCTTCGACGCCTTGCCCGTCACCCTCGAACTCGCCCTGCTCTCCCTGCTCCTGGCCGTCGTCGTCGGCATCGGCGCCGGAGTGGTCGCCGCCGTGAGGCGCGGCAGGCCCGCCGAGTGGCTGGCCAACACCGTTGCCCTGCTGGGGCTTTCGGTTCCGAACTTCTGGCTCGGCATCGTCCTCATCCTGGGATTCGCCATCGCCGTACCGGTGTTCGCGGCGTCGGGCTTCGTGCCCTTCGGCACCGATCCGCTGGAGAACCTGCGGCGCATGGTGCTGCCCGTCATAGTCCTCGGCAGCGGCCTGGCGGCCATCGTGATGCGGCAGACGAGAGCGGCGATGCTGGAGTCGCTGTCGGCCGACTACGTGCGCACCGCCCGCGCCAAGGGCCTCGCACCGCACCAGGTCGTCGGCGGGCACGCGCTGCGCAACTCGCTGGTCACCGTCGTCACAGTGCTGGGCCTCCAGCTGGGCCACCTGATCTCCGGCGCGGTCGTCACGGAGCAGATCTTCGTCCTGCCGGGCTTCGGCAAGCTGATGATCGACGCCGTGTTCACCCGCGACTACGCGATGGTGCAGGGCGTCGTGCTCTTCACCGCCACCGGCTACATCCTCGTCAACCTCGCCGTCGACCTCCTCTACTCCGTCATCGACCCGCGCATCAGGCTGGGAGGTGCACAGTGA
- a CDS encoding ABC transporter substrate-binding protein, with product MTLTAALALTVTGCASLTTSATEVGGVRMGDDRPVRDGGTLTVAFKSDPDKLDPSLGSTLVGRSVFAAMCQKLYDTDAKNRIKPQLAAGMPKVSDGGRKVVIEVRRGARFSDGTRMDAEAVETSLKRHRDLPESARSSELEPVESIEAVGDDKVELRLKEPYEPLLGALADRSGMVMSPRALKKYGKDFATHPSCVGPFRFKQRVTGDRIVLEKDPNYYAASRVHLNRVVYRTIIDGNVRLANLRSGDSQISDQTAPLEVQSALTDDKLQLFNSPTLGYQGLTVNIGNTRGLGKKPGKKNSSLARDKRIRQAFELSLDRSLINKIVFQGMYDTACGPVAPSSELGTKTKCPGRDLGKARRLLRETGAKGRVPVELTISNTVEDMRLGQVVQAMAKDAGFQVKLRPTEFTTLLEHADKGDFEAVSVGWSGRLDPAGNIDAFAATLGSENRSGLSDKRIDSLIEDGRRTADPDERRDIYRDVTRAINDQHALIYLYRQRNYVVATKDVGGLRVYGDGLIRVENAGYVRGSSGSALGLPPVEQGGEVRGDSTEARSR from the coding sequence GTGACCCTGACCGCCGCCCTGGCACTCACCGTGACGGGCTGCGCTTCCCTGACGACTTCCGCGACCGAGGTCGGCGGCGTGCGGATGGGCGACGACAGACCCGTGCGGGACGGCGGCACCCTCACCGTCGCGTTCAAGTCCGACCCGGACAAGCTCGATCCGAGCCTGGGCAGCACGCTCGTCGGCCGTAGCGTCTTCGCCGCGATGTGCCAGAAGCTCTACGACACGGACGCGAAGAACCGCATCAAGCCCCAACTGGCCGCCGGAATGCCGAAGGTGAGCGACGGCGGCCGGAAGGTCGTCATCGAGGTCCGCCGCGGCGCCCGCTTCAGCGACGGTACGCGGATGGACGCCGAGGCCGTCGAGACGTCGCTGAAGCGGCACCGGGATCTGCCGGAGTCGGCCCGCTCCAGCGAACTCGAGCCCGTCGAGAGCATCGAGGCGGTCGGTGACGACAAGGTCGAACTGCGTCTGAAGGAGCCCTACGAGCCGCTGCTCGGCGCGCTCGCCGACCGCTCCGGCATGGTGATGTCTCCGCGTGCCCTGAAGAAGTACGGCAAGGACTTCGCCACGCACCCCTCCTGCGTCGGGCCCTTCCGCTTCAAGCAGCGCGTGACGGGTGACCGGATCGTGCTGGAGAAGGACCCCAACTACTACGCCGCGTCCCGTGTGCATCTGAACAGGGTCGTCTACCGCACGATCATCGACGGCAACGTGCGGCTGGCCAACCTCCGTTCCGGCGATTCGCAGATCAGCGACCAGACCGCCCCGCTGGAGGTGCAGAGCGCGCTGACCGACGACAAGCTGCAGCTCTTCAACTCCCCGACGCTCGGCTACCAGGGTCTGACCGTCAACATCGGCAACACCCGTGGCCTGGGCAAGAAGCCGGGCAAGAAGAACAGCTCGCTGGCCCGCGACAAGCGCATACGCCAGGCGTTCGAGCTCTCGCTCGACCGCAGCCTCATCAACAAGATCGTCTTCCAGGGCATGTACGACACCGCCTGCGGCCCGGTCGCCCCCTCCAGCGAACTGGGCACGAAGACGAAGTGCCCGGGCCGGGACCTCGGAAAGGCACGCCGGCTCCTGCGCGAGACGGGTGCGAAGGGACGGGTCCCCGTCGAACTGACCATCTCCAACACCGTGGAGGACATGCGGCTCGGGCAGGTCGTCCAGGCGATGGCCAAGGACGCCGGGTTCCAGGTGAAGCTGCGCCCCACGGAGTTCACCACGCTCCTCGAACACGCCGACAAGGGCGACTTCGAGGCCGTGTCGGTCGGCTGGTCCGGCCGGCTCGACCCGGCGGGCAACATCGACGCGTTCGCCGCCACCCTCGGCTCGGAGAACCGCTCCGGCCTCTCCGACAAGCGCATCGACTCCCTCATCGAGGACGGACGCCGCACCGCGGACCCCGACGAACGCCGCGACATCTACCGCGACGTCACCCGGGCCATCAACGACCAGCACGCGCTGATCTATCTCTACCGGCAGCGCAACTACGTCGTGGCCACCAAGGACGTAGGGGGCCTGCGCGTCTACGGCGACGGCCTGATACGCGTCGAGAACGCCGGATACGTGCGCGGCAGCTCGGGGTCTGCGCTGGGGCTCCCCCCGGTTGAGCAAGGGGGAGAAGTCCGAGGGGACAGTACGGAGGCGAGGAGCCGATGA
- a CDS encoding ornithine cyclodeaminase family protein: MTMLLGARELEDLLPAGDCLRGLEAGFVHGPAPEPAPQRVRQELPAPGNAMVLIAGLLPGVPAYTVKVNAKFPGSNPAIRGVICLHDLRDGRLLSLLDSSFVTAWRTGLSAALGTQRLAPGSTPLTLGVIGAGTQAGLTVRGLAALRPIRRIVVHDVEPGRAHRAAEVWRRAGIDCEQAGSAAEVAARSDTLVTATWPRRPLLDVGDIREGTHITSLGADEPGKLELTPELMQRARVFVDDIDLAMTSGALGSAGLAPDEAAGTLTGVLTGAVPAREHDADITVYCPVGLPWQDLALAWHAYRLAERKRTGVRFQFHSTQEEDEAP; encoded by the coding sequence ATGACCATGCTGCTGGGCGCGCGTGAGCTGGAGGACCTGCTGCCGGCCGGTGACTGCCTGCGCGGCCTCGAGGCCGGATTCGTCCACGGGCCGGCGCCTGAACCGGCGCCGCAACGCGTCCGCCAGGAGCTGCCGGCGCCGGGCAACGCCATGGTGCTGATCGCGGGACTCCTGCCGGGAGTTCCCGCCTACACGGTGAAGGTCAACGCCAAGTTCCCCGGTTCGAACCCCGCGATCCGCGGCGTCATCTGCCTGCACGACCTGCGGGACGGGCGCCTGCTGAGCCTGCTCGACTCCTCGTTCGTCACCGCGTGGCGGACGGGGCTGTCGGCTGCTTTGGGGACACAACGGCTCGCCCCCGGCTCCACTCCCCTGACGCTGGGCGTCATCGGTGCGGGCACGCAGGCCGGGCTGACCGTGCGGGGGCTGGCGGCGCTGCGCCCGATCCGGCGCATCGTCGTCCACGACGTCGAACCCGGCCGGGCGCACAGGGCGGCCGAGGTCTGGCGCCGCGCCGGAATCGACTGCGAGCAGGCCGGGAGCGCCGCCGAGGTGGCGGCGCGCAGCGACACTCTGGTGACCGCCACCTGGCCGCGCCGCCCCCTGCTGGACGTCGGAGACATCCGCGAGGGCACCCACATCACCTCCCTCGGCGCCGACGAACCGGGCAAGCTCGAACTCACCCCCGAACTGATGCAGCGCGCACGGGTCTTCGTCGACGACATCGACCTGGCCATGACTTCGGGGGCGCTCGGCAGCGCGGGCCTGGCGCCCGATGAAGCAGCGGGCACCCTCACAGGCGTCCTCACCGGTGCGGTCCCGGCGCGGGAGCACGACGCGGACATCACCGTCTACTGCCCCGTCGGACTGCCGTGGCAGGACCTAGCCCTGGCCTGGCACGCGTACCGGCTCGCCGAACGGAAGCGGACCGGCGTCAGATTCCAGTTCCACAGCACCCAGGAGGAGGACGAAGCACCGTGA
- a CDS encoding ABC transporter ATP-binding protein: MNKPAEGTTGAAVDASALEVDGLVRHFTAPRGRGTVRAVDGVSLTVGRGEVVGLVGESGSGKSTVGRCIVRLDTPTAGTVRIGGTDITRLSPRKLRPLRKDFNIVYQDPSASLDPRMRVSRIVGEPLTLHRMASGSELRERVEKLLGQVGLPPGTAERRPHELSGGQRQRVSIARALAVDPMLLVADEPTSALDVSVQASVLNLLADLQRDRGFGCLFITHDLAAVEFLADRIAVMYLGEIIEVAPAADLFAAPKHPYTQALLSAVPVPDPPVQRARQRIVLQGDLTGPVFPKAAGTAQTVDHCRFHTRCPLAVERCRTQAPEHRTLPGANGGRMVACHLVADDGTAPDAAATAHSGT, translated from the coding sequence GTGAACAAGCCCGCAGAAGGGACCACCGGCGCGGCGGTGGACGCATCCGCCCTCGAAGTGGACGGCCTGGTACGGCACTTCACCGCACCCCGTGGACGCGGCACGGTTCGTGCCGTCGACGGGGTGTCCCTGACCGTGGGACGCGGCGAAGTCGTGGGCCTCGTCGGTGAGTCCGGCTCCGGCAAGTCGACTGTCGGACGATGCATCGTGCGGCTCGACACCCCCACCGCCGGCACGGTCCGCATCGGCGGCACCGACATCACGCGGCTCTCACCCCGCAAACTGCGCCCCCTGCGCAAGGACTTCAACATCGTCTACCAGGACCCCTCCGCGTCGCTGGACCCGCGGATGCGCGTCTCCCGCATCGTCGGCGAACCGCTCACGCTGCACCGGATGGCGAGCGGTTCCGAGCTGCGGGAGCGTGTGGAGAAGCTGCTGGGCCAGGTCGGGCTGCCGCCCGGGACGGCCGAACGCCGCCCGCACGAGCTGTCCGGCGGGCAGCGTCAGCGCGTCTCCATCGCCCGTGCGCTCGCCGTGGACCCGATGCTGCTCGTCGCGGACGAGCCGACGTCGGCCCTCGACGTCTCCGTGCAGGCATCCGTGCTCAACCTGCTGGCGGACCTTCAGCGCGACCGCGGCTTCGGCTGCCTGTTCATCACGCACGACCTGGCCGCCGTGGAGTTCCTGGCCGACCGCATCGCCGTCATGTACCTCGGCGAGATCATCGAAGTGGCCCCGGCCGCCGACCTGTTCGCCGCGCCGAAGCACCCGTACACGCAGGCACTGCTCTCCGCCGTGCCCGTGCCCGACCCGCCCGTTCAGCGCGCACGGCAGCGGATCGTGCTGCAGGGCGATCTGACCGGCCCCGTCTTCCCCAAGGCCGCGGGCACGGCACAGACTGTGGACCACTGCCGCTTCCACACCCGCTGTCCCCTCGCGGTCGAACGGTGCCGTACGCAGGCGCCCGAGCACCGCACACTGCCCGGAGCGAACGGCGGGCGCATGGTCGCCTGTCACCTCGTGGCGGACGACGGAACCGCGCCGGACGCGGCAGCGACGGCACACTCCGGCACCTGA
- a CDS encoding ABC transporter permease, whose amino-acid sequence MSTVTEAAEGAGPDGTRAGAPEPPAAPARPKRALRQLGRNKLAFTGGVIAAVFVLVALAAPLIAPYDPARADFGSALAAPGPDHWLGTDDLGRDQLSRVIHGARASMQVGVLAVALAFVVGVPFGLIAGYYGRFADSLVSRLTDTLLAFPFLVLAVGLAAVLGPSLLNATIAIGISLVPQVIRVMRAETLRLKHLDYIGATIAGGGGDGTVLARHILPNAASALLVQATVGVPTAIIGEALLSFLGLGVQPPDPSLGVMLSSAQPYIAAAPWMAVFPGLAIVAATLAFNLFGDGLRDVLDPRGVTR is encoded by the coding sequence GTGAGCACGGTCACCGAAGCCGCGGAAGGCGCCGGGCCGGACGGGACGCGCGCCGGGGCCCCCGAACCCCCGGCCGCACCGGCACGGCCGAAGCGTGCGCTACGTCAACTGGGCCGCAACAAGCTCGCGTTCACCGGTGGGGTCATCGCGGCGGTCTTCGTGCTCGTCGCGCTCGCCGCGCCGCTCATAGCCCCTTACGACCCGGCACGTGCCGACTTCGGCTCCGCCCTGGCCGCACCGGGTCCGGACCACTGGCTCGGCACCGACGACCTCGGCCGCGACCAGCTCTCCCGCGTGATCCACGGCGCCCGCGCCTCCATGCAGGTGGGAGTGCTGGCGGTGGCGCTGGCGTTCGTCGTGGGCGTGCCGTTCGGCCTGATCGCCGGGTACTACGGGCGGTTCGCCGACTCCCTCGTCTCCCGCCTCACCGACACGCTGCTCGCCTTCCCCTTCCTGGTGCTGGCCGTCGGGCTCGCCGCCGTGCTGGGCCCGTCGCTGCTGAACGCGACGATCGCCATCGGCATCTCACTCGTACCGCAGGTCATACGCGTGATGCGCGCCGAGACCCTGCGGCTGAAGCACCTCGACTACATAGGGGCGACCATCGCCGGCGGCGGCGGTGACGGCACGGTGCTGGCCCGGCACATCCTTCCCAACGCCGCCTCGGCGCTGCTCGTACAGGCCACGGTCGGCGTACCCACCGCGATCATCGGCGAGGCGCTGCTCAGCTTCCTCGGCCTCGGCGTGCAGCCGCCGGACCCCTCGCTCGGCGTGATGCTCTCCAGCGCACAGCCCTACATCGCGGCGGCGCCCTGGATGGCCGTCTTCCCGGGACTGGCCATCGTCGCCGCGACGCTGGCCTTCAACCTCTTCGGTGACGGGCTGCGCGACGTGCTCGACCCAAGGGGGGTGACCCGGTGA
- a CDS encoding ABC transporter ATP-binding protein, translated as MLRVSDLAVTFRGEEGDVHAVDGVGFDVEPGEVLAVVGESGCGKSVTSLAVMGLLPGTARVSGSVTLRGRELVGAEEKLLRGVRGTELSMIFQEPMTSLNPVLSVGRQIGEVLRRHKGMDRRQAKRRAVELLELVGIPAPERRVHEYPHQLSGGMRQRVMIAIAVACDPAVLIADEPTTALDVTVQAGILDVLTSLRERLGTAVVLITHDLGVVAHTADRVLVMYAGRAVEHARVDDLFAQPRHPYTRGLLGAVPRPGATAAAPAGERARLREIPGIVPGLSVQPDECTFAPRCPRADEVCTASRPVLTRPAETDGDHVGRGHTVACRHPLTGTGELAGHAGEGAP; from the coding sequence GTGCTGCGCGTCAGCGACCTCGCCGTCACCTTCCGCGGCGAGGAGGGCGACGTACACGCCGTCGACGGCGTCGGATTCGACGTCGAGCCGGGCGAAGTGCTCGCCGTGGTGGGCGAGTCGGGCTGCGGCAAGTCCGTCACGTCGCTGGCCGTGATGGGCCTGCTGCCCGGAACGGCGCGCGTGAGCGGCTCCGTGACGCTCCGCGGACGCGAACTGGTGGGCGCCGAGGAGAAGTTGCTGCGCGGTGTGCGCGGCACCGAGCTGTCCATGATCTTCCAGGAGCCGATGACGTCCCTCAACCCGGTGCTGAGCGTGGGACGCCAGATCGGCGAGGTCCTCCGGCGCCACAAGGGCATGGACAGGCGGCAGGCGAAGCGGCGCGCCGTCGAACTGCTGGAGCTGGTGGGCATTCCCGCGCCGGAGCGGCGCGTACACGAGTATCCGCACCAGCTCTCCGGCGGCATGCGCCAGCGCGTGATGATCGCCATCGCCGTGGCCTGTGATCCCGCGGTGCTCATCGCGGACGAACCCACGACGGCACTGGACGTGACGGTGCAGGCAGGCATCCTCGACGTGCTGACCTCGCTGCGGGAGCGGCTGGGCACCGCCGTCGTGCTGATCACCCACGACCTCGGTGTCGTCGCGCACACCGCCGACCGCGTGCTGGTGATGTACGCAGGGCGTGCCGTCGAACACGCCCGCGTCGACGACCTGTTCGCGCAGCCCCGCCACCCCTACACCCGCGGTCTGCTCGGCGCCGTGCCACGTCCCGGTGCGACGGCCGCCGCCCCCGCGGGTGAGCGGGCGCGGCTGCGCGAGATCCCCGGCATCGTCCCCGGACTCTCCGTCCAGCCGGACGAGTGCACCTTCGCGCCGCGCTGCCCACGCGCCGATGAGGTGTGCACCGCGTCGCGGCCCGTGCTCACCAGGCCCGCGGAGACGGACGGCGACCACGTCGGGCGCGGGCACACCGTGGCCTGCCGGCACCCGCTGACCGGAACCGGCGAACTCGCCGGCCACGCAGGGGAGGGAGCACCGTGA
- a CDS encoding gamma-glutamyltransferase family protein — MFTTRPTLQGTFGMASSTHWLASQTAMAVLEDGGNAYDAAVAAGFVLQVVEPHLNGPAGEVPILIAPADGPVKVLCGQGVAPRGATVEHYTSLGLELVPGTGPLAAAVPGAFDAWMTLLRDHGTQSLERILGYAIGYAERGHPAVERVGETVETVRELFETEWPTSAALYLADGRAPAPGSLLKNPALAATWQRLLSEAAAAGPGREQVIEAARRTWREGFVADALLAASARPTMDTSGERHTGTLTGDDLASWEATYEDPVTYDWNGWTVCKAGPWSQGPALLQQLALLPDEVTAADVQFDDAPTGSASGDGAFVHRLIEGTKLAMADREAWYGDADGPSAVPVEALLSDGYNSARRALIGDSASRELRPGSPDGREPRLSAHATAVASGQAGFDPLAVSAGAGEPTVARDGVTRGDTCHIDVVDRWGNMISATPSGGWLHSNPVVPELGFPLGTRLQMTWLEPGLPNSLTPGRRPRTTLTPSLALRDGRPVLAFGTPGGDQQDQWQLHFFLAAALRPHVRGGLDLQGAIDAPNWHTESFPGSFYPRAMRPGNVTIEARAPQAVTDGLRRRGHDVEIGPAWSEGRLCAVARDPETGVLSAGANPRGMQGYAVGR, encoded by the coding sequence GTGTTCACGACCCGCCCCACCCTCCAAGGCACCTTCGGCATGGCCTCCTCCACCCACTGGCTCGCCTCGCAGACCGCGATGGCCGTGCTGGAGGACGGCGGCAACGCCTACGACGCCGCCGTCGCCGCGGGCTTCGTGCTGCAGGTCGTCGAACCGCACCTGAACGGCCCCGCCGGCGAGGTGCCCATCCTCATCGCCCCCGCAGACGGCCCCGTAAAGGTGCTGTGCGGGCAGGGCGTAGCACCGCGCGGCGCGACCGTGGAGCACTACACGTCCCTCGGCCTCGAACTCGTCCCCGGCACCGGCCCCCTGGCCGCCGCCGTGCCGGGCGCCTTCGACGCGTGGATGACGCTGCTGCGCGACCACGGCACTCAGTCCCTGGAGCGGATCCTCGGCTACGCCATCGGCTACGCCGAGCGCGGCCACCCCGCGGTCGAACGCGTCGGCGAGACGGTGGAGACCGTACGGGAACTCTTCGAGACGGAATGGCCCACCTCCGCGGCCCTGTACCTCGCGGACGGCCGAGCGCCCGCCCCCGGCTCGCTGCTGAAGAATCCGGCGCTGGCCGCGACCTGGCAGCGGCTGCTGTCCGAGGCCGCCGCTGCCGGACCGGGGCGCGAACAGGTCATCGAAGCCGCGCGCCGAACATGGCGTGAGGGCTTCGTCGCCGACGCCCTCCTCGCGGCCTCCGCCCGGCCCACCATGGACACCTCGGGGGAGCGCCACACCGGCACCCTCACCGGCGACGACCTCGCGAGCTGGGAGGCCACGTACGAGGACCCCGTCACCTACGACTGGAACGGCTGGACGGTCTGCAAGGCGGGCCCCTGGTCCCAAGGCCCCGCCCTGCTCCAGCAGCTCGCGCTCCTGCCGGACGAAGTGACCGCCGCGGACGTGCAGTTCGACGACGCGCCGACCGGATCCGCCTCGGGGGACGGGGCGTTCGTCCATCGCCTCATCGAGGGCACCAAGCTCGCCATGGCAGACCGCGAGGCGTGGTACGGGGACGCCGACGGCCCCTCCGCCGTTCCCGTCGAGGCGCTGCTCTCCGACGGGTACAACTCCGCGCGGCGCGCCCTCATCGGCGACAGCGCCTCCCGCGAACTGCGCCCCGGCAGCCCCGACGGCCGCGAGCCCCGCCTGTCCGCGCACGCGACCGCTGTCGCAAGCGGCCAGGCCGGGTTCGACCCCCTGGCCGTCTCGGCCGGAGCCGGAGAGCCCACCGTCGCCCGCGACGGGGTCACCCGCGGCGACACCTGCCACATCGACGTCGTGGACCGCTGGGGCAACATGATCAGCGCCACCCCCAGCGGCGGCTGGCTCCACTCCAACCCGGTCGTCCCCGAACTCGGCTTCCCGCTCGGCACCCGGCTCCAGATGACCTGGCTGGAGCCCGGCCTGCCCAACTCCCTGACGCCGGGCCGCCGCCCCCGCACCACGCTCACGCCGTCGCTGGCGCTGCGAGACGGCCGGCCCGTGCTCGCGTTCGGTACGCCCGGCGGCGACCAGCAGGACCAGTGGCAGCTCCACTTCTTCCTCGCCGCAGCGCTGCGCCCGCACGTACGCGGCGGGCTCGACCTTCAGGGCGCGATCGACGCCCCCAACTGGCACACCGAGAGCTTCCCCGGCTCCTTCTATCCGCGAGCGATGCGGCCCGGCAACGTCACCATCGAGGCCCGGGCGCCGCAGGCGGTGACCGACGGGCTGCGCCGGCGCGGTCACGACGTCGAGATCGGCCCGGCCTGGTCGGAGGGCCGGCTGTGCGCCGTCGCGCGTGACCCGGAGACCGGGGTGCTCAGCGCCGGCGCCAACCCGCGCGGCATGCAGGGCTACGCGGTGGGGCGTTGA
- a CDS encoding iron-containing redox enzyme family protein, whose product MAPSSGPEQRPRLRHCTFFVPNRGSVLMIVGDQHFELEQHGAQLKDFLNFKRYLDGRHTVSEISEITGVSVPDAVGIVGSFAEQGLLRTEENELENIPVDAFLKQIDKSTAMWTEQIGYHRLWSGLENQDFRKEVFLGLILETYHYINSASRHISTAIAHCTDPAWKRLLSEYLAEEYDHAWMARDSLVRMGLPQEQVENAHPLIGTWSWINNLCEIAREDTLGYLACTKLFEARGTDTLDGARTLQRLAVQYGFPEDCLAPLLSHVEEDVKANHTGLLEEALEGRESVPVQQAHRAVNNLHDLKHSFDQYNDSIVQYYSDVSNYIPRLKVDYFSL is encoded by the coding sequence ATGGCACCTTCATCCGGCCCGGAGCAGCGGCCTCGGCTTCGGCACTGTACGTTCTTCGTGCCCAACCGGGGCAGTGTCCTCATGATCGTCGGTGACCAGCACTTCGAGCTCGAGCAGCACGGTGCGCAACTCAAGGACTTTCTCAATTTCAAGCGCTATCTGGACGGGCGCCACACGGTCAGCGAAATCTCGGAAATCACCGGGGTCAGCGTTCCGGATGCAGTCGGTATCGTCGGCAGCTTCGCAGAACAGGGGCTGCTGCGCACCGAGGAGAACGAGCTCGAGAACATTCCGGTCGATGCGTTCCTCAAGCAGATCGACAAGTCCACCGCGATGTGGACGGAGCAGATCGGTTACCACCGCCTGTGGTCCGGTCTGGAGAACCAGGACTTCCGCAAGGAAGTGTTCCTGGGACTGATCCTGGAGACGTACCACTACATCAACTCCGCGAGCCGGCACATCTCGACGGCCATCGCCCACTGCACCGATCCCGCTTGGAAGCGGCTGCTCTCGGAGTACCTGGCCGAGGAGTACGACCACGCCTGGATGGCCCGGGACAGCCTGGTACGCATGGGGCTGCCGCAGGAGCAGGTGGAGAACGCGCATCCCCTCATCGGGACATGGTCCTGGATCAACAACCTCTGTGAGATCGCGCGTGAGGACACGCTCGGCTACCTCGCGTGCACCAAGCTCTTCGAAGCGCGCGGCACCGACACCCTGGACGGGGCCCGGACGCTTCAGCGTCTCGCGGTGCAGTACGGGTTCCCGGAGGACTGCCTCGCCCCGCTGCTCTCCCATGTGGAGGAGGATGTGAAGGCGAATCACACCGGGCTGCTCGAAGAGGCCTTGGAGGGCCGGGAGTCGGTGCCGGTCCAGCAGGCTCACCGGGCGGTGAACAACCTGCACGACCTCAAGCACTCGTTCGACCAGTACAACGACAGCATCGTCCAGTACTACTCGGACGTCTCCAACTACATCCCGCGCCTGAAGGTGGACTACTTCAGCCTGTGA